The nucleotide sequence TCTAAATTTGGAGGTGAAACCGTGAAAAGAACGGAAGAGATGAAAATTATCGAAATAGACAAGCTCATCCCCTATCAAAATAATGCAAGAACCCATAGCAAGGAGCAACTTCTAAAATTAAGGAGTAGCCTTAGGGAGTTTGGGTTTGTCAATCCAGTGCTGATAGACAAGGAATTCAATATCATCGCCGGCCATGGCAGGGTCGCTGCAGCAAAAGCAGAGGGAATAACAGAAGTACCCTGCGTTATGGTGGAGCATCTAACGGAAGCACAGAAAAAGGCATATATTCTAGCTGATAATAGACTCGCTTTGGATGCGGGCTGGGACAAGGAGCTACTGGCTATAGAATTTGAATCCTTAAAGGGTTTAAACTTTGATTTGAACCTTACAGGTTTTGAAGCAGCTGAAATTGATGAGCTCTTTTCAAATATACACCATAAGGATGTAGCTGATGACGATTTTGATGTAGATGCTGCTTTAGCAGAAGAACCTATATCAAAGCCAGGCGATATATGGCTCCTCGGAAGACACAGGCTGATTTGTGGTGACAGTACTTTAGCTGAAACCTATGAAAAACTCATGGATGGAAAGAAAGCAAATCTCTGTGTGACTGATCCGCCTTACAACGTAAACTACACAGCAGGCAAAGAAAACGAGCGGGTTATTAAGAACGACAACATGGATGACCAGAATTTTTATGAATTCCTTTTAGCAGCTTTCAAGAACATTTATCAGCAGCTTGATGATGGCGGAGCCATTTACGTCTTTCATGCCGATACGGAAGGACTTAACTTTAGAAAAGCATTCAAAGATGCAGGATTTAAACTCTCAGGCGTATGCCAGTGGGTAAAGCAGTCGCTGGTGCTTGGCAGGTCCGATTACCAGTGGCAGCACGAGCCGGTGCTTTACGGTTGGAAACCCACAGGCAAGCACAGATGGTATGGTGATAGAAAACAGACCACGGTTTGGAATTTTGACAGACCTAAAAAGTCTGAACTCCATCCAACCATGAAGCCGGTTCCGCTCATAGCATATCCAATACAAAACAGCTCAATGTCAAACTGCATTGTGCTTGAGCCTTTTGGCGGCAGTGGTTCTACTTTAATTACCAGCGAGCAAACAGGCAGAATCTGCTATGCTATCGAGCTTGATGAGAAATATGTGGATGTTATTGTGAAAAGGTACATTGAGTATGTGGGTTCAGATGACCAGGTTTTCCTTATTAGAAACGGCGATAAAATTCCACACAAAGAAGTAGAAAGGACTTAGTGGTCTCTTTTTATATGGGGAAAATGTTGTTTTAAACCATTATTAACTTGATAATTCCTGTGGTTAGAGTGATATATGTAAGTACCAAAACCACAGGAGGGATTGAAATGGATAGAAAACAGCTTATAAAAGCATTAGAAGCAAAATATGGAGTAAAGGCAAAATATCTAGGTGCTCCAAGCTTTGCTTACGAAGTTGCCATTAAAGAAAAAATCTGCACCATAGACAAGGAGGGAAAAATCTTGACAGCAAGCGGAGAGGATCTTCTGCCGGAAGAACTTCTTAATGAAGCGTTTGAAACTGACAGCGAAGAAATAGAAGCTGCAGTTGATGCAACACCATTAGAAGAAAACACATCTGAAAATAAGTCAGAGGTTAATTCGAGTGAAGAAGTTCGATCTTCAGAAACCATGAGCTATGAACTGAAGCTTCCAATGGAAGGGCATAATGCAAAGACCCTTAGAAATCTAATTAACATGATCTACGCTAAGCAGCCGCTGATTAAGAAGGCTCTTGGAGCTGATGCTGAGATTTTAACAGAGGAGTTTGTTTATGATATTAACCAAGTACCGATGGAAACAGTAGAAGAATTTCAAAATGCCTTAGAGCAAATTGAAAATTATAGCGGGCAGGGGATTCAGTTTGATTTTGACGAAAAGACATTTGCTTTCAAACTAGAGCTAGAACCGGCCAAAGTAGATGCCGCCATTAACCTACTGGCTTTAGTCAATAAAAACGCGCTGGCTCAGAATTATGCATCCTTTAAGGTAAAGCATACGACCAATGAAAAATACACCTTTAGGACTTGGCTCTTAAGACTTGGCATGATTGGGGATGAGTACAAAAAGGCAAGAAAAGAGCTTTTAAGAAGCTTATCCGGAAATGGTGCTTTTAAAGAGAAAGGCAAGGCAGATGAAAATGAAAAAGAGGTTTTGGAAGATGTACTTGAGATGAGGACTTCCTTTGGGGGTGATAAATAAATGGATAAGTTTTTCACTCAAAAACACTGCGATAGGTGTGGTAAAGATTTAAAAGGTGGTAGAATCATGTCTATGTTCAACACCGACTGCATCTGCTTGGAATGCTGTGATAAAGAGAAAGAGGATAAGGACTATAAAAAGGCCTTAGATGCAGATAGAGAAGAAATCAAGAAAGGAAATTACAACTTTAAAGGCATACGTGGGTAAAACATGCAAACATTGAGAAAGGGCCGATTGGCTCTTTTTCTCATTGGAATTGGAGGTGATAGCATGGGGACAAGAGGAAGAAAACCAAAGCCTACCGCTCTTAAGGTTCTAGAAGGCAACCCAGGGAAAAGACCACTTAATGAAAGCGAGCCAAAGCCTGAAAAGAAAGCTCCCAAATGTCCTTCGTGGCTGGAGCCTGAGGCTAAAAAAGAATGGAGACGGATGTCAAAGATTCTACAAGAACTTGGAATACTAACTGAAATAGATGCATCTGCTTTTGCTGGATACTGCCAGGCCTATGCTAGATGGAAAGAAGCAGAAGAATTCCTAACAAAGCATGGCACAATCTTTAAGACACCTTCTGGATATATTCAGCAGGTACCCCAGGTGTCCATTGCTCAAACCTATCTAAAAATCATGAAAGATTTTTGTAGTGAATTTGGACTCACACCATCTGCCCGTTCTAGAATCCATGCCGGGACAGCCAAAGGCGATACAGATGATCCAATGGAAGAACTACTGAGGCTGGTATAGATGTTTGATGAGAAGAAAGCCAAGAGAGCCATTCAGTTTATAAATCAGCTTAAACATACAAAAGGGGTATGGCATGGAGTACCTTTTGATTTACTTCCTTGGCAGGAGAAGATAATCAGCGATATTTTCGGTACTGTCAAAGAAGATGGATATAGGCAGTATAATACAGCATACGTAGAAATACCCAAGAAAAATGGCAAGAGCGAGATTGCAGCTGCTATTGCTCTATACCTTACCTGCGGCGACGGCGAGTGGGGAGCTGAGGTGTATGGCTGCGCGGCTGACAAACAGCAAGCATCCATCGTATTTGATGTTGCTGTTGAAATGGTGGAACAATGTCCTGCTCTAAAGAAAAGAATAAAACCGGTGATGTCCAGAAAAAGACTGGTGTATCTTCCTACAGCAAGCTTTTATCAAGTGCTCTCGGCTGAAGCCTATACAAAGCATGGACTGAATGTTCATGGCGTAATCTTTGATGAGCTTCATGCCCAGCCTAATAGACAACTTTATGATGTCATGACCAAAGGTTCGGGGGATGCGAGAAAGCAGCCTCTTTTCTTTTTAATCACTACAGCAGGAAATGACAGAAATTCTATCTGCTATGAAGTTCATCAAAAGGCAGAGGATATTTTAAAAGGCAAAAAGAACGATCCAACATTCTATCCAGTAATCTATGGAATAGATGAAGGCGATGATTGGTCCGATGAAAACAACTGGTATAAAGCCAATCCATCCCTTGGTCATACCATTGACATAGATAAAGTTAGAGCATCCTTTATGAGTGCCAAGGAAAACCCAGCTGAAGAGAATTTATTTAGGCAGCTAAGGCTTAATCAATGGGTTAAACAGTCAGTACGTTGGATGCCAATGGATGTGTGGAATAAATGTGATTTTGAAGTGGATGCTGAAAGTCTTACCGGCAGAGAATGCTACGCAGGACTAGACCTTTCCAGCAGCATTGATATTACAGCTTTTGTCTTGGTATTTCCACCAAGAACTGAAGATGAGAAGTATATTGTACTCCCATACTTTTGGATACCGGAAGAGAACCTTCACTTAAGAGTACGAAGAGACCATGTGCCATATGATGCATGGGAAAAGCAAGGCTTTATTAAAACAACAGAAGGGAATGTCATCCACTACGGCTTCATTGAAAAATTCATAGAGGATTTAGGGGATAAGTACAATATAAAAGAGATTGCTTTTGACAGATGGAATGCTACGCAGATGGCTCAAAATCTTGAAGATTTAGGGTTTACTGTTGTACCATTCGGACAAGGGTTTAAGTTTATGGCCCCACCTACAAAAAGGCTGATGGAGCTTACACTGGAGAAGAAAATTGCTCATGGAGGAAATCCGGTTTTAGCGTGGATGATGGACAATATTCACGTGAAAACAGACCCAGCAGGGAATATTAAACCTGACAAGGAAAGGTCAACTGAGAAGATAGATGGTGTGGTGGCAATGATTATGGCACTAGATAGAGCCATTAGAAATGAAGGAAGCACCGGAAGCGTTTATGACGAAAGGGGGATACTATTAATTTAAAATATGATAAAATGATATAACAGGAGGTGTAATGATTTGGGGAATATATTTAAAATCGCGATGTTTATAACATCGTTTATTCCACTCTGGATAACGGTGCTTTTTATTAATATTTTGAGCATAATAAATAATTCCAATAACCTATATACAGAAATTATTGGAATTATAGCGATTTTTTTGATGAACATTTTTTCTATATCCGTTATATTTATATCGTTGGGAAGTATACAGCAATCTGAATACAAGGCATATAAAATTATTGATGCGAAACAAGAAAAAGGCATAACCTCTGAATTTTTGTTGTCGTATGTTTTGCCACTATTTGCTTTTGATTTTACGAGATGGGATGGGGTTGTGCAATTTTTAATTTATTTCATTGTTTTGGCTTTTCTATGTCATAGAAATAATAATGTGTATGCAAACCTAATATTTGAACTTAAAAAATACAAGTTCTATGATTGTGAACTGCTATGGGTACCAGAACCAAATAGTAAACCAATACAAGCTATGGTTATTAGTAAGAATAACCTGTGTTCACAAAAAGGTAATACTATTGAAATTGCACCATTAAACAAACCTTTCTATCTCATGAAATATTTAGAGGAATAGAATTTGGGACTTCACATACACCACCTGTAAACATATTATATTTTGTTTTTCCACATATGGCTTTAGTGAAAACCTCAGCATGTTTTTCATCGCTCAAGTTAAATTTTCCTCGAGTGATATCATAAGGTATTTTTAGTTCTTGAGTTAGTATGTTAAGGTTTGATTCCTCTTTGATATTCTCAATGATTCTTTTGTCAAATGTTATAAATTTTCTTGGGTGTTGTCCCGATAAGGCAAAAGTTTTATAAGCCTCAAAATCGTCAATAATTGATGCATTTTCTATAACTTCAAGAGATGATTTGCATACAATTTTATGCGAATATTCCATATTGAAAATGCTTTCAAAATTATTATTTATAGAATACATTGTTTTATCATAAATTAAGGCATCAAAAGTTTTTCCAAATTGTACAAGGGGTTCAGTTATCTCTTGAATTATATTATGTCTAGACTCGAAGATTTTCCCTTTTCCTTTTTTATAGGTGTAAATTGGGTTTTTACGAGAAAGTATATAAATATTATGATATTCTCCTTCAATGGTATAAGTACCTGCAAATATATAAGCTTGTGATTTAATATCTTTAAGATCAACGGAGTCATCACAGACATTAAGACTTGCAATTAGATTATTCCATTGATGACTAATTAGCGTATCGGAGATAAGAATTTTATCTACAATATCTTTAGGGTTAGTTCCAGTATAATATTGTATATTATTACCATTTTTATTGACTATTGAAATGAAGCTTGTACACATCTCTGATATAGTTTTTTTAAGCAGCTCATCAGTTTGGAATTTTAGTGAATAGCATGTATACTCACCGGGTCTGGATTTATGATTGTAGTTTATTAGTGCCAATGACCAAGAAGTAATTGAATTTATTTTTTCTAAACCTTCTTTTATTTTTTCGTATGACATTCAAAAACCTCCATAATACCATTTTTTATAATTATACCACATTATTATTTATCTGTTGATTTGTATTAAGTATCTCAAGTTGAGGTGCTTTTTTCATGCTCATTTTTGGGAGGTGATAAAATTTGAAAATACCCTTTATATCAAAGTTATTTAATTCTAAAGCAGATCCCAAAAACGGCTTTTGGAACACAACCTACAGTTTTTTCTTTGGATCAACTACAAGTGGAAAAACAGTAAATGAAAAGACAGCTATGCAAACAACTGCCGTGTATGCCTGTGTGAGAATTCTTTCAGAAACGATAGCAAGTTTGCCGCTTCATGTATATAGGCACACTAATTCAGGCAAAGAGAAGGCATTTTCAAGCCCTTTATACAGACTTCTTCATGATGAGCCAAACCCTGAGATGACTTCCTTTGTGTTTAGAGAAACACTGATGGGTCATCTTTTATTATGGGGAAATGCCTATGCTCAGATTATCAGAGATGGTAGAGGCAGAGTGGCAGCACTATATCCCCTTCTTCCAGACAGAATGGAAGTGGATAGGACAGCGGCAGGAGAGCTTTTCTATGAATATCAGAGCGATAAAGGAAAAGTCGTTTTAAGAAAAGAGGATGTGCTTCATATTCCGGGTCTAGGCTTTGACGGAGTAAAGGGCCAGTCACCAATAGCTATGGCTAAAAACGCAATTGGTATGGCCATTGCCACTGAGGAATATGGTGCTAAGTTTTTCTCAAATGGTGCCAATCCTGGGGGAGTGCTTGAACACCCGGGAATAGTGAAGGACCCCAAAAGAATAAGGGATAGCTGGAATGCAGTGTATCAAGGAAGTTCCAATGCCCACAGGGTAGCAGTCCTTGAAGAAGGGATGAAGTTTACACCTATTGGCATTCCTCCAGAACAGGCGCAATTTATAGCCACTAGAAAGTTTCAACTAAATGAGATAGCACGAATTTTCAGGATACCGCCCCATATGATTGGGGATCTTGAGAAGTCGAGCTTTTCTAATATAGAGCAGCAGTCGCTGGAGTTTGTGAAATACACCCTTGACCCTTGGGTGGTTCGCTGGGAGAAGGCCCTACAAAAGTCACT is from Clostridium thermarum and encodes:
- a CDS encoding terminase large subunit, coding for MFDEKKAKRAIQFINQLKHTKGVWHGVPFDLLPWQEKIISDIFGTVKEDGYRQYNTAYVEIPKKNGKSEIAAAIALYLTCGDGEWGAEVYGCAADKQQASIVFDVAVEMVEQCPALKKRIKPVMSRKRLVYLPTASFYQVLSAEAYTKHGLNVHGVIFDELHAQPNRQLYDVMTKGSGDARKQPLFFLITTAGNDRNSICYEVHQKAEDILKGKKNDPTFYPVIYGIDEGDDWSDENNWYKANPSLGHTIDIDKVRASFMSAKENPAEENLFRQLRLNQWVKQSVRWMPMDVWNKCDFEVDAESLTGRECYAGLDLSSSIDITAFVLVFPPRTEDEKYIVLPYFWIPEENLHLRVRRDHVPYDAWEKQGFIKTTEGNVIHYGFIEKFIEDLGDKYNIKEIAFDRWNATQMAQNLEDLGFTVVPFGQGFKFMAPPTKRLMELTLEKKIAHGGNPVLAWMMDNIHVKTDPAGNIKPDKERSTEKIDGVVAMIMALDRAIRNEGSTGSVYDERGILLI
- a CDS encoding phage portal protein encodes the protein MSKLFNSKADPKNGFWNTTYSFFFGSTTSGKTVNEKTAMQTTAVYACVRILSETIASLPLHVYRHTNSGKEKAFSSPLYRLLHDEPNPEMTSFVFRETLMGHLLLWGNAYAQIIRDGRGRVAALYPLLPDRMEVDRTAAGELFYEYQSDKGKVVLRKEDVLHIPGLGFDGVKGQSPIAMAKNAIGMAIATEEYGAKFFSNGANPGGVLEHPGIVKDPKRIRDSWNAVYQGSSNAHRVAVLEEGMKFTPIGIPPEQAQFIATRKFQLNEIARIFRIPPHMIGDLEKSSFSNIEQQSLEFVKYTLDPWVVRWEKALQKSLLTPAEKQEYFIKFNVDGLLRGDYQSRMNGYAVGRQNGWLSANDIRELEDLNRIPEELGGDLYLINGNMTKLEDAGAFAKKTNGEEA
- a CDS encoding phage terminase small subunit P27 family; its protein translation is MGTRGRKPKPTALKVLEGNPGKRPLNESEPKPEKKAPKCPSWLEPEAKKEWRRMSKILQELGILTEIDASAFAGYCQAYARWKEAEEFLTKHGTIFKTPSGYIQQVPQVSIAQTYLKIMKDFCSEFGLTPSARSRIHAGTAKGDTDDPMEELLRLV
- a CDS encoding gamma-glutamylcyclotransferase translates to MDKFFTQKHCDRCGKDLKGGRIMSMFNTDCICLECCDKEKEDKDYKKALDADREEIKKGNYNFKGIRG
- a CDS encoding DUF4868 domain-containing protein, giving the protein MSYEKIKEGLEKINSITSWSLALINYNHKSRPGEYTCYSLKFQTDELLKKTISEMCTSFISIVNKNGNNIQYYTGTNPKDIVDKILISDTLISHQWNNLIASLNVCDDSVDLKDIKSQAYIFAGTYTIEGEYHNIYILSRKNPIYTYKKGKGKIFESRHNIIQEITEPLVQFGKTFDALIYDKTMYSINNNFESIFNMEYSHKIVCKSSLEVIENASIIDDFEAYKTFALSGQHPRKFITFDKRIIENIKEESNLNILTQELKIPYDITRGKFNLSDEKHAEVFTKAICGKTKYNMFTGGVCEVPNSIPLNIS
- a CDS encoding virulence-related protein, with translation MDRKQLIKALEAKYGVKAKYLGAPSFAYEVAIKEKICTIDKEGKILTASGEDLLPEELLNEAFETDSEEIEAAVDATPLEENTSENKSEVNSSEEVRSSETMSYELKLPMEGHNAKTLRNLINMIYAKQPLIKKALGADAEILTEEFVYDINQVPMETVEEFQNALEQIENYSGQGIQFDFDEKTFAFKLELEPAKVDAAINLLALVNKNALAQNYASFKVKHTTNEKYTFRTWLLRLGMIGDEYKKARKELLRSLSGNGAFKEKGKADENEKEVLEDVLEMRTSFGGDK
- a CDS encoding site-specific DNA-methyltransferase, with product MKRTEEMKIIEIDKLIPYQNNARTHSKEQLLKLRSSLREFGFVNPVLIDKEFNIIAGHGRVAAAKAEGITEVPCVMVEHLTEAQKKAYILADNRLALDAGWDKELLAIEFESLKGLNFDLNLTGFEAAEIDELFSNIHHKDVADDDFDVDAALAEEPISKPGDIWLLGRHRLICGDSTLAETYEKLMDGKKANLCVTDPPYNVNYTAGKENERVIKNDNMDDQNFYEFLLAAFKNIYQQLDDGGAIYVFHADTEGLNFRKAFKDAGFKLSGVCQWVKQSLVLGRSDYQWQHEPVLYGWKPTGKHRWYGDRKQTTVWNFDRPKKSELHPTMKPVPLIAYPIQNSSMSNCIVLEPFGGSGSTLITSEQTGRICYAIELDEKYVDVIVKRYIEYVGSDDQVFLIRNGDKIPHKEVERT